Proteins encoded in a region of the Homo sapiens chromosome 20, GRCh38.p14 Primary Assembly genome:
- the NCOA6 gene encoding nuclear receptor coactivator 6 isoform X20 → MVLDDLPNLEDIYTSLCSSTMEDSEMDFDSGLEDDDTKSDSILEDSTIFVAFKGNIDDKDFKWKLDAILKNVPNLLHMESSKLKVQKVEPWNSVRVTFNIPREAAERLRILAQSNNQQLRDLGILSVQIEGEGAINLALAQNRSQDVRMNGPMGAGNSVRMEAGFPMASGPGIFFLGIIRMNNPATVMIPPGGNVSSSMMAPGPNPELQPRTPRPASQSDAMDPLLSGLHIQQQSHPSGSLAPPHHPMQPVSVNRQMNPANFPQLQQQQQQQQQQQQQQQQQQQQQQQQQLQARPPQQHQQQQPQGIRPQFTAPTQVPVPPGWNQLPSGALQPPPAQGSLGTMTANQGWKKAPLPGPMQQQLQARPSLATVQTPSHPPPPYPFGSQQASQAHTNFPQMSNPGQFTAPQMKSLQGGPSRVPTPLQQPHLTNKSPASSPSSFQQGSPASSPTVNQTQQQMGPRPPQNNPLPQGFQQPVSSPGRNPMVQQGNVPPNFMVMQQQPPNQGPQSLHPGLGEKSEPSNLAVAWPQITFREQIAIFSLACSKSGQANPNFMQGQVPSTTATTPGNSGAPQLQANQNVQHAGGQGAGPPQNQMQVSHGPPNMMQPSLMGIHGNMNNQQAGTSGVPQVNLSNMQGQPQQGPPSQLMGMHQQIVPSQGQMVQQQGTLNPQNPMILSRAQLMPQGQMMVNPPSQNLGPSPQRMTPPKQMLSQQGPQMMAPHNQMMGPQGQVLLQQNPMIEQIMTNQMQGNKQQFNTQNQSNVMPGPAQIMRGPTPNMQGNMVQFTGQMSGQMLPQQGPVNNSPSQVMGIQGQVLRPPGPSPHMAQQHGDPATTANNDVSLSQMMPDVSIQQTNMVPPHVQAMQGNSASGNHFSGHGMSFNAPFSGAPNGNQMSCGQNPGFPVNKDVTLTSPLLVNLLQSDISAGHFGVNNKQNNTNANKPKKKKPPRKKKNSQQDLNTPDTRPAGLEEADQPPLPGEQGINLDNSGPKLPEFSNRPPGYPSQPVEQRPLQQMPPQLMQHVAPPPQPPQQQPQPQLPQQQQPPPPSQPQSQQQQQQQQQMMMMLMMQQDPKSVRLPVSQNVHPPRGPLNPDSQRMPMQQSGSVPVMVSLQGPASVPPSPDKQRMPMPVNTPLGSNSRKMVYQESPQNPSSSPLAEMASLPEASGSEAPSVPGGPNNMPSHVVLPQNQLMMTGPKPGPSPLSATQGATPQQPPVNSLPSSHGHHFPNVAAPTQTSRPKTPNRASPRPYYPQTPNNRPPSTEPSEISLSPERLNASIAGLFPPQINIPLPPRPNLNRGFDQQGLNPTTLKAIGQAPSNLTMNPSNFATPQTHKLDSVVVNSGKQSNSGATKRASPSNSRRSSPGSSRKTTPSPGRQNSKAPKLTLASQTNAALLQNVELPRNVLVSPTPLANPPVPGSFPNNSGLNPQNSTVSVAAVGGVVEDNKESLNVPQDSDCQNSQSRKEQVNIELKAVPAQEVKMVVPEDQSKKDGQPSDPNKLPSVEENKNLVSPAMREAPTSLSQLLDNSGAPNVTIKPPGLTDLEVTPPVVSGEDLKKASVIPTLQDLSSSKEPSNSLNLPHSNELCSSLVHPELSEVSSNVAPSIPPVMSRPVSSSSISTPLPPNQITVFVTSNPITTSANTSAALPTHLQSALMSTVVTMPNAGSKVMVSEGQSAAQSNARPQFITPVFINSSSIIQVMKGSQPSTIPAAPLTTNSGLMPPSVAVVGPLHIPQNIKFSSAPVPPNALSSSPAPNIQTGRPLVLSSRATPVQLPSPPCTSSPVVPSHPPVQQVKELNPDEASPQVNTSADQNTLPSSQSTTMVSPLLTNSPGSSGNRRSPVSSSKGKGKVDKIGQILLTKACKKVTGSLEKGEEQYGADGETEGQGLDTTAPGLMGTEQLSTELDSKTPTPPAPTLLKMTSSPVGPGTASAGPSLPGGALPTSVRSIVTTLVPSELISAVPTTKSNHGGIASESLAGGLVEEKVGSHPELLPSIAKMLRVPTTEW, encoded by the exons AGTCCAGCAAGCTAAAAGTACAGAAGGTGGAGCCCTGGAACAGCGTGCGTGTGACATTCAACATCCCCCGGGAAGCAGCGGAGCGGCTACGGATCCTTGCTCAGAGCAACAACCAGCAGCTTCGGGATTTAGGGATTCTCTCCGTTCAGATTGAAG GGGAAGGTGCTATTAACCTGGCTTTGGCTCAGAACCGAAGCCAAGATGTGAGAATGAATGGACCCATGGGAGCTGGAAATTCAGTTAGGATGGAGGCGGGATTTCCTATGGCAAGTGGTCCAG GGATCTTTTTTCTAGGAATAATAAGGATGAACAACCCTGCCACTGTTATGATACCCCCGGGTGGAAATGTGTCATCTTCCATGATGGCACCAGGCCCCAATCCAGAGCTGCAGCCCAGGACTCCTCGCCCTGCTTCTCAGTCAG ATGCAATGGATCCACTCCTCTCTGGGCTCCATATACAGCAGCAAAGTCATCCCTCAGGATCTTTAGCTCCCCCACATCACCCAATGCAGCCTGTCTCTGTGAACAGACAAAtgaacccagctaattttccccagctgcagcagcagcagcaacaacaacaacagcagcagcagcagcagcagcagcaacaacagcaacagcagcaacaacagttGCAGGCAAGACCCCCACAGCAACATCAGCAGCAACAGCCACAGGGAATTCGACCCCAGTTTACTGCCCCAACTCAGGTGCCTGTTCCTCCAGGCTGGAACCAGCTGCCTTCTGGAGCCCTTCAACCTCCTCCAGCCCAGGGTTCTCTGGGCACAATGACTGCAAACCAAGGGTGGAAGAAGGCTCCCTTGCCCGGCCCAATGCAACAGCAACTCCAGGCAAGACCATCCTTAGCCACGGTACAGACgccttcccaccctccccctcCATATCCCTTTGGCAGCCAGCAAGCCTCACAAGCCCACACAAACTTTCCTCAGATGAGCAACCCAGGCCAGTTCACAGCTCCTCAGATGAAGAGTTTGCAGGGAGGGCCCTCTAGGGTCCCAACTCCCTTGCAGCAGCCCCACCTCACCAACAAGTCTCCtgcctcctcaccctcctccttccAGCAGGGATCCCCTGCATCCTCCCCAACGGTTAACCAAACTCAGCAGCAGATGGGACCAAGGCCACCTCAAAATAACCCACTTCCCCAGGGATTTCAGCAGCCTGTCAGCTCTCCGGGTCGGAATCCTATGGTTCAACAGGGAAATGTGCCACCTAACTTCATGGTGATGCAGCAGCAACCACCAAACCAGGGGCCACAGAGTTTACATCCAGGCCTAGGAG AGAAAAGTGAGCCCTCAAACCTTGCTGTGGCGTGGCCTCAGATCACATTTAGGGAGCAGATTGCCATCTTTTCCTTGGCATGTTCTAAGT CAGGACAGGCCAATCCGAACTTTATGCAAGGTCAGGTGCCTTCGACCACAGCAACCACCCCTGGGAATTCAGGAGCCCCTCAGCTGCAAGCAAATCAAAATGTCCAGCATGCAG gtggtcAAGGAGCTGGTCCTCCTCAAAACCAGATGCAGGTGTCCCACGGGCCGCCAAATATGATGCAGCCCAGCCTCATGGGAATTCATGGCAACATGAACAATCAGCAGGCTGGTACTTCTGGGGTTCCTCAAGTGAACCTCAGCAACATGCAAGGCCAGCCCCAGCAGGGCCCACCATCTCAGCTGATGGGCATGCACCAGCAAATCGTGCCCTCCCAGGGCCAGATGGTCCAGCAACAAGGAACCTTGAACCCTCAGAACCCTATGATCCTTTCAAGGGCCCAGCTTATGCCACAGGGCCAGATGATGGTGAACCCCCCGAGCCAAAATCTTGGGCCCTCGCCCCAAAGGATGACCCCACCCAAGCAGATGCTTTCCCAGCAGGGCCCACAAATGATGGCGCCACATAACCAGATGATGGGGCCTCAGGGGCAGGTTTTGCTCCAACAGAACCCAATGATAGAGCAGATTATGACCAATCAAATGCAGGGGAATAAGCAGCAGTTTAACACTCAGAACCAGTCCAATGTCATGCCGGGACCAGCCCAGATAATGAGGGGACCAACTCCAAACATGCAAGGAAATATGGTGCAGTTTACGGGACAGATGTCAGGACAGATGCTGCCCCAGCAAGGGCCTGTGAACAACAGTCCATCTCAGGTTATGGGCATTCAGGGACAGGTCCTGCGGCCACCAGGGCCCAGCCCACACATGGCCCAGCAGCATGGTGATCCTGCTACTACAGCAAATAACGATGTCAGTTTATCTCAGATGATGCCTGATGTTAGCATTCAACAAACCAACATGGTCCCCCCTCATGTGCAGGCCATGCAGGGAAACAGTGCCTCGGGAAACCACTTCTCAGGCCATGGGATGTCTTTCAATGCACCTTTCAGTGGAGCTCCCAATGGAAATCAGATGTCCTGTGGTCAAAATCCAGGCTTCCCAGTCAATAAGGATGTCACGCTAACGAGCCCATTGTTGGTCAACTTATTGCAGAGTGACATATCTGCAGGCCATTTTGGGGTaaacaataagcaaaataataCCAACGCAAATAAACCGAAGAAGAAGAAACCCCCTCggaagaagaaaaatagtcaGCAAGATCTAAA caccccAGATACTCGCCCAGCTGGTCTGGAAGAGGCTGATCAGCCACCGTTGCCTGGAGAACAAGGAATTAACTTGGATAACTCAGGCCCTAAACTGCCAGAATTTTCAAACCGGCCACCAG GTTATCCTTCTCAACCAGTTGAACAGAGGCCACTTCAGCAGATGCCTCCTCAACTCATGCAGCATGTGGCACCCCCACCACAGCCACcacagcagcagccacagccacaactgcctcagcagcagcagccaccacCTCCCAGTCAGCCACAgtctcagcagcagcagcagcagcagcaacaaatgATGATGATGCTCATGATGCAGCAGGATCCCAAATCAGTTAGGCTTCCAGTCTCTCAAAATGTCCATCCTCCAAGGGGCCCCCTGAACCCCGACTCCCAGAGAATGCCCATGCAACAGAGTGGCAGTGTGCCTGTCATGGTCAGTCTGCAAGGACCTGCCTCCGTGCCACCATCACCTGATAAACAAAGAATGCCAATGCCTGTGAATACTCCCTTGGGAAGCAATTCAAGGAAAATGGTCTATCAGGAGAGCCCGCAGAATCCTTCCAGCTCGCCACTGGCGGAGATGGCCTCACTCCCTGAAGCAAGTGGCAGTGAAGCACCATCTGTCCCAGGAGGCCCAAACAACATGCCTTCACATGTAGTACTTCCCCAGAATCAGTTAATGATGACAGGGCCAAAACCTGGACCATCGCCCCTTTCAGCAACTCAAGGTGCAACTCCCCAGCAACCCCCTGTAAATTCCCTGCCCAGCTCTCACGGCCACCACTTCCCAAATGTGGCTGCGCCAACCCAGACATCTAGGCCCAAAACACCAAACAGAGCCAGCCCCAGACCCTATTATCCTCAGACACCCAACAACCGCCCTCCCAGCACAGAACCTTCAGAAATCAGTCTGTCACCAGAAAGACTCAATGCCTCCATAGCAGGACTCTTCCCTCCACAGATTAATATTCCTTTACCTCCTAGGCCAAATTTAAACAGGGGCTTTGATCAACAAGGCCTAAATCCAACAACTTTGAAGGCCATCGGGCAAGCACCTTCAAATCTTACCATGAATCCTTCCAATTTTGCTACCCCACAAACTCACAAATTAGATTCTGTGGTAGTGAATTCTGGAAAGCAGTCTAATTCTGGAGCAACAAAACGGGCAAGTCCAAGCAACAGTCGCAGGTCTAGTCCTGGGTCCAGTAGGAAAACCACTCCAAGCCCTGGGAGGCAAAATTCAAAAGCCCCTAAACTTACTCTGGCCTCTCAGACAAATGCAGCCCTATTGCAGAATGTGGAGTTGCCGAGAAATGTATTGGTCAGTCCCACTCCTCTGGCCAATCCCCCTGTACCTGGGAGCTTTCCTAACAACAGTGGGCTGAATCCTCAGAATTCTACTGTGTCTGTGGCTGCAGTTGGGGGTGTTGTTGAGGATAACAAGGAGAGCTTGAATGTGCCTCAGGACAGTGATTGCCAGAATTCCCAGAGTAGGAAGGAACAGGTAAACATTGAACTAAAAGCAGTCCCTGCCCAAGAAGTTAAAATGGTTGTCCCTGAAGATCAGTCCAAAAAGGATGGGCAGCCTTCGGATCCTAACAAACTTCCCAGTGTCGAAGAGAACAAAAATTTGGTGTCTCCTGCTATGAGGGAAGCACCAACATCGTTAAGTCAACTTCTTGACAACTCTGGAGCTCCCAATGTGACAATTAAACCCCCTGGGCTTACAGATCTGGAAGTAACACCTCCAGTAGTTTCTGGGGAGGACCTCAAAAAAGCATCTGTCATTCCCACACTGCAGGATCTGTCTTCTTCTAAAGAACCTTCTAATTCCCTAAACTTACCTCACAGTAATGAGCTGTGTTCATCCCTTGTGCATCCCGAATTGAGTGAGGTCAGTTCTAACGTTGCACCAAGCATCCCTCCAGTAATGTCAAGACCTGTTAGCTCTTCCTCCATTTCCACTCCCTTGCCCCCAAATCAAATAACTGTATTTGTCACTTCCAATCCCATCACAACTTCAGCTAACACATCAGCAGCTTTGCCAACTCACTTGCAGTCTGCATTGATGTCAACAGTTGTCACAATGCCCAATGCGGGTAGCAAGGTTATGGTTTCTGAGGGACAGTCAGCTGCTCAGTCTAATGCCCGGCCTCAGTTCATTACACCTGTCTTTATCAATTCATCCTCAATAATTCAGGTTATGAAAGGATCACAGCCAAGCACAATTCCTGCAGCCCCACTGACAACCAACTCTGGCCTGATGCCTCCCTCTGTTGCAGTTGTTGGCCCTTTACACATACCTCAGAACATAAAATTTTCTTCTGCTCCTGTACCGCCTAATGCCCTCTCCAGTAGTCCTGCTCCAAACATCCAGACAGGTCGACCTTTGGTCCTTAGCTCACGAGCCACCCCTGTTcagcttccttcccctccttGTACGTCTTCTCCAGTTGTCCCTTCTCATCCCCCTGTGCAGCAAGTGAAAGAATTGAATCCAGATGAGGCTAGCCCTCAGGTGAACACCTCAGCAGATCAGAACACTCTTCCCTCTTCACAGTCAACCACAATGGTTTCTCCCCTTTTGACCAATAGTCCAGGGTCCTCTGGCAACCGGCGAAGCCCAGTCTCGTCTAGTAAGGGCAAAGGAAAAGTGGACAAAATTGGCCAAATTTTGTTGACCAAGGCATGTAAGAAAGTTACAGGCTCTCTTGAGAAAGGGGAAGAACAATATGGTGCAGATGGAGAGACTGAAGGCCAAGGGCTAGACACCACAGCTCCGGGGCTCATGGGAACAGAGCAGTTATCCACAGAGCTGGACAGTAAAACCCCAACGCCCCCAGCACCCACTCTGCTAAAAATGACCTCTAGCCCTGTGGGCCCGGGCACTGCCTCAGCAGGACCCAGCTTACCTGGCGGTGCTCTCCCCACCAGTGTACGCTCGATAGTAACCACTCTGGTACCCTCCGAGCTCATCTCCGCCGTACCGACCACAAAAAGCAATCATGGTGGCATAGCATCTGAGTCACTTGCGGGTGGCCTAGTGGAGGAGAAGGTGGGATCCCATCCAGAACTTCTACCCAGCATAG CTAAAATGCTTCGAGTGCCTACCACTGAGTGGTAA